Sequence from the Neptunomonas japonica JAMM 1380 genome:
AAGCCTGCCTTTCTTATTACTCAACCATTAGGAAGTACAGGTTTACCACTACTCGGTAAGGGTTTCAATCATGATCATTCGTTATCGGGATACACAGAGTAAAACGGCTTCCTTTGCCTGGGGCACTAGCAACACGAATCTCTCCTTGGTGATCCTTAGCAATACCATAGGAGATCGACAAACCTAAGCCGGTGCCCTCGCCAACAGGCTTAGTAGTATAGAAAGGGTCAAACAGCTTATCGAGTTGGTCAGCAGGTATACCTTTACCCGTATCCGTCACGCTTATTTCTAGCCACTCCCCTTGCTGTTGAGACTTAACTTTTATGATGCCTTGCTCTTCGATGGCGTGACTCGCATTGATCATTAAATTCAACAGCACTTGGTTAATTTGACCGGAACAACAATAGGTTAGCGGTAATTCATTGAGTTCTGTTCTAATGTCACAGTGGTACTTCAACTCGCTATTCACAACTTTAAGTGTGGATTGAATACATTCATTTAAATCACACATAGCAAACTGAGTCACGCTATCAACATGAGAAAAATCTTTTAAGCCTTTAACAATATCTTTAACGCGCTCCGTTCCCTCAATGGAATCCCGTAACAAGGCATCCAAGTCCTCATTCATAAATTCAAGGTCATATTGTTCGATTAGCTGATTAATTTTTAGCAGTTGTGCTTCTTTTTCATCTGCACTGACTAGTGTCGCCAAAGCGGCATACTCGTTAACCAAGTTACGGTAGTTCTGACTATATGCTTCTAATGTATGCAAATTACTCATCACAAAACCGATGGGGTTATTTATCTCATGAGCAACCCCAGCAGCCAGTACGCCTACGGATGCCATCTTCTCTGACTGTAGTAATTTCGCTTGTGCTTCTTGAATTTCTTGATTAGCTTGAGTTAATTGAGTGTTCTTGCTCTTAATTTGCTGAGTACGCAACTCAACTCGATCTTCCAATGAGCGGTTAAGTTCTTTAAGCTCACCCTCAAACTGATCACGACGTGTACTTGCCTCACGTAAATTTGACGCCATTGAATTAAAGGCTACTGCCACATCTGAGACCTCATCCCGCCCTTTGACCGGCAATTTAAAATCGAAATTACCCTTAGATATCTTCTGAGCAGCAACACTTAATACTTTCAACTGGCGGGTAAGGTAGCCACCTAACAGAAAAGAAAACAACGCAACAAGCCCCATCTCAACAACAGCAATAATTGCACTACGGTTCTGGGCTTCTGCAATAGTCGTATTGATACTACTGATAT
This genomic interval carries:
- a CDS encoding ATP-binding protein → MSLRLKTIMGVALIEAVLLLLLVSMTLDYLRSTNYDALIKRAATTATLFATTTKDGVLSYDLASLDAFVKDVLVNPDLVYARVLGPDKQLFAEGGKEEHLRYEFLADTSVEMVSDGVFDTFAVIREGGVIYGRVEIGLDISSINTTIAEAQNRSAIIAVVEMGLVALFSFLLGGYLTRQLKVLSVAAQKISKGNFDFKLPVKGRDEVSDVAVAFNSMASNLREASTRRDQFEGELKELNRSLEDRVELRTQQIKSKNTQLTQANQEIQEAQAKLLQSEKMASVGVLAAGVAHEINNPIGFVMSNLHTLEAYSQNYRNLVNEYAALATLVSADEKEAQLLKINQLIEQYDLEFMNEDLDALLRDSIEGTERVKDIVKGLKDFSHVDSVTQFAMCDLNECIQSTLKVVNSELKYHCDIRTELNELPLTYCCSGQINQVLLNLMINASHAIEEQGIIKVKSQQQGEWLEISVTDTGKGIPADQLDKLFDPFYTTKPVGEGTGLGLSISYGIAKDHQGEIRVASAPGKGSRFTLCIPITNDHD